Genomic window (Sediminispirochaeta smaragdinae DSM 11293):
AATAGTATACCTCACGGAAGATCGAAAGAATTTGGGGCTTGTACTAAACATGAGTGTGCAAGAAAATTCGACCCTTGCCGTTCTCGGCAGGCTTACTCGTCATGGTCTTGTAGTCGACTCGTTTGAAGAAAAAAAGGCCGCTCGAAAATATTGTGAAGAACTAACGATCAAAACTCCATCCTTGGAACAACGGGCTATGAACTTAAGTGGAGGCAATCAGCAAAAGTTGGTCTTAGCTAAATGGATTATGGTCGAGCCGAGAGTGTTAATCCTCGACGAACCGACACGAGGGATTGATGTCGGCGCGAAATTTGAAATTTACAAAATTATCAATCGCCTCATCGAACGTGGCATGGCGGTTATCATGATTTCTTCGGAATTGCCGGAAATTCTTGGAATGAGTGACAGGATCATTGTATTCCACGAAGGACAAATCAGAGCAGATCTGCGGCATGAAGAAGCTGACCCTGAAAAAGTTATGTTTTATGCAACCGGAGGTATTGAAAATGGAAAAGCCTGATTCGGTCCTTCTTCTTGTTCGAGAGCAGATCGAACGAAATTTGAAGCAATATATGATGGTGTTGATACTCGGAGGAATCTGGTTGATTTTTACTATCCTAACCGGAGGCCTCTTTTTCACTGCCAGAAACTATACAAATCTGCTCCAGCAGACGGCCTATACTGCCATAGCAGCTATGGGAGTTGTTTTGGTCATTGTCGCAGGGCATATCGATCTCTCCATCGGGTCCGTTGTAGGCCTTGCGGGTGCTGTGGCCGCATATTTGCAAGTGTACCATGGTATGCCTACCTTCATAGCTATTTTGGCTGCTCTCCTGGTCGGTGCCCTTATCGGAGCCTGGCAGGGATATTGGATTTCATATCGGAATATCCCTGCCTTTATTGTTACCCTTGCCGGAATGACGTTGTTCCGTGGTATTCTCATCTATATAACCCAGGGACAGACAATTTCTCCAATTTGGGATAGTTTTAGCGCCATTGGACAGGGATACCTTCCCAAGATAAATAACGCTTGTAGGATACATGATTCAACCCTTTATCTAACAGTTGTTGTCGTGTTCCTTTACAACATACTCCAAGTTTCTTTTTATCTTCGCAAGCAACGTAATCTTCTTATTACCCTTCCAGGTGCACTACAGTTTATCAAACAGTTGCTGGTAAGCATCGCAATTATTTTCTTTTCAGGTTTTCTTATCTTGTATCGTGGCATACCATATTCTATTATTTTAGTTTTTTTTGTGGCGCTCCTTTATTCTTTCATAGCAACGAAGACACCATTCGGGAGATATGTTTATGCCATCGGTGGAAACCGTGAGGCCGCTCGATATTCCGGAATTAATATACGCAAAGTAAACTTTTCTATTTTTGTAAGTATGGGAATATTGGCTAGTCTCTCAGGGGTTGTGTTTACCGCTCGGCTGAGCTCTGCCGCAGCAAGCACCGGCCAAGGCTTTGAACTTGATGTTATTGCCTCTGCGATAATAGGGGGAGCAAATCCCCTTGGGGGCGAAGGTACGATTATCGGTGCGTTGCTCGGTGCCTTAATAATGTCTAGTATCAATAATGGAATGAGCTTGATGAATATGTCTGCAGATATACAGATGATCTGTAAAGGACTCGTCTTGCTTATTGCTGTTTGGTTTGATCTTTCTACAAAGAATAGAAAATAGTAGACTCATACATTGTCGGAGGAGAGAGAATCCCATTCTCTCTCCCTAAATTACCTGGTACTTGTCAATTTTAAAAGCATCTCCAGTATGCCAAAATCGAATCCCTATCGATCAGCTTTGATGCTGTCAACGGCATTGCTCATTTCATTATAACAAGCTCATAATCCCGGGTGCCCAGGCCGATTTTCTCTGCATGCGCTAAGCAGGTACGCCATTCGGATTCGGGAGTGGAGTTGATGAAATGATCATGATGATCAACGAAGCCCGGTTTTGCTATATTCTCAGATAGCTGACTGCCAGGAAGCGGTTCAGCTTTCAGACAGGCATCTGCACAGGCCTGGTCCAGAGCCAGGGGATCAAAGGATGCGAACATGCCTAAATTGGGCAGAATGGGTGCATCATTTTCTCCGTGACAATCACAGTTGGGCGAGACATCCACTACCAAAGAAATGTGAAAGTTAGGCCGACCATCAAGCACTGCCTTTGTATATTCGGCCATGCGGCGGTTCAACAGTTCAACGGCATTATCGCCACTGAAAACAATGGCATCAAAATTACATGCACCCAGACAGCGTCCGCAGCCAACACAATGTTCCTGATTAACATGCATCTTTTTTGCGGCCGCATCAAACTCCAGACCGTTGTTGGCGCACTCCCGTTCGCATCTGCGGCAGCCACGGCAAAGAGCCTGGTCGATGTGTGGCTTACCACTGCTGTGCTGATCGGTTTTTCCTGCACGGGAGCCGCAGCCCATGCCGATGTTTTTGATGGTACCGCCGAAGCCCGTCATCTCATGCCCCTTAAAATGGGTCAGACTGATAAACACATCGGCGTCCATAATGGTTCGTCCAATTCGGGCTTCTTTTACATATTCCCCTCCGGACACAGGCACTGCGATATCGTCGGTCCCTTTTAACCCGTCTCCTATCAGGACAGGACAGCCCACGGTCAGAGGTGTAAATCCGTTTTCCCATGCACATTCCAAATGCTCTATCGCATTTTTTCGACTACCGGGGTACATAGTGTTACAGTCTGTCAAAAAGGGCTTACCGCCAAGCTCCTTCACGAGGTCGACCACGGCTTTAGCATAATTGGGGCGGAGGTAGCTGATATTTCCCAGCTCTCCGAAATGCATCTTAATGGCTGCAAACTTGCCATCCATATCGATTTGGCCGATACCGGCTCGTTTTAGTAACTTTTTCAGTTTGGTGGGAAGTCCGTCTCCGAAAGCTATCGTGCGAAAATCCGTAAAATAGACCTTTGCTTTTTCCATTCCTCATTCACTCCTGTTTTGAAAACGTGTCTATCCACTTGATATATCATAGGCTTTATATTCCCTATAGAAAAAATAGCAGTTGTAGTTTACTCCATGTCAATAGTGCGATCGTGGCATGTGTAAAAATAGAAAGACATGAAGCAATTTTATGATATCATTCCTGCATAAAAAGAAAAGATGAGTGAAACTCAGACTTTGGAGACTTCATAACTCACCTTTATGCAATTTTCACCGTTAAGATAAAAGACAAAAAAAGTCCTTGCATTGCAAGGACTTAAAAAGAGCGTCCGATCGGAATCGAACCGACATCTTCAGCTTGGAAGGCTGAGGTAATAGCCATTATACGACGGACGCATATTGGAATATACTACATTCCTCTGTGGCAATGTTTTTACGTGAAAACAGGAAAAAAGTCAAGGCCCCCCTTTTAGACAATTGTGGGGTGATGTGTCTTGAAAGGTTTTTTTTGATGCGGTAGTATCGGCGAACCAGAAAATCATGTCAGATATAGAGAAGGAATGAGTTATGGGATTACGAGGGGAAGTCTTTTCAACCAGGTTCAGCACGGAAAAGCGTACCTACTTTTTCAATGTAAAAGAGAATAGAAAGGGTGATCTGTTTCTCAATATCGTGGAAAGCAAAAAGCATGGCGATATCGGTGGGTACGAACGTCAGTCGGTAATTGTTTTCGACGATGAGCTGGAGGATTTTACCAGAGAACTTAACAAAGCAATCGATTTCATGAAGAAAAAATCCTGAAGCTTTTGCGATGGATCTCACTCAGGCCGTACTGGCGGCAGAGTTCTCTGTGTAATTTTGTTGGGTAGCCTTTGTGGCGTTCAAAGTGCCATGCCGGTTCGATCCAGCTGTAGCGAATCATCCAGCGGTCTCGCGCCTCCTTAGCGAGGATTGAGGCCGCTTGTATGTGGGGGTGGGTTTGGTCGCCCCTGATGATGGCTTCTATTCGCGGGTGGTCGAGTTTCGGAGGAAATTTCCCATCGACCTGAACGATTTGTACGAGCGTACGGGCCTTCTGATCTATGGCTTCGAAAGCACGTTTCATGGCAAGGAGAGAGGCGTTGTGGATATTAATTCTGTCGATCTCTTCCGGCCACACCCAGCCCACACCATAGCTGCAGGAGGAAAGAATCTCCTTCAGGGCGATGTTTCGTTTGGCCGGTGAGAGTTTCTTCGAATCGTCGAGTAGCCCGACAGGAAAAGCTGCAGGTAGAATAACAGCTGCAGCGGTTACCGGGCCCGCAAGAGGACCCCTGCCGGCTTCGTCGATGCCGCAGTATTCAATTGTTGTCATACCGGGTATACTACGATAGTTGGAGTGTAGTTGTATACGTGGTATAGTATCAAAAGGAACAGGTAAGCTTTAAGTATACGGGAGCATCGGTGTTTTTAAAAAGCATTCAAATATTCGGCTTTAAATCCTTTGCCGATAGGAGCGTCATCGAATTTCGTGACGGTATCAGTGCCTTACTCGGGCCAAACGGTTGCGGTAAGAGCAACGTCGTGGATTCTATCAAATGGGTTCTCGGAGAACAGTCGACCAAGACCCTGCGAGCCGAAAAAATGGAAGATGTCATCTTCAACGGGACGGAAAATCGAAAGGCACTTAATGTTGCTGAGGTGACCCTCACATTAAGCAACGATGATGGTGTCCTTCCCATAGAGATACCCGAAATCGAGGTGAAACGGCGCCTCCACCGTTCCGGTGAATCGGAATACTTTATCAATTCTGCTCCGGTAAAGCTTCGTGAGGTTCGTGAGCTGTTCTTCGATACCGGGATAGGAAAATCATCTTATTCCATCATGGAACAGGGGAAGATCGATCAGATCCTTTCAAACAAGCCCGAAGAGCGGCGCTATATCTTTGAAGAGGCTGCTGGCATCACCAAGTATAAACTCAAGGGCGCGGAGGCCGAACGGAAGCTCCAACGGACCGAAGAAAATATGCGTCAGGTGGAGGGTATCCTTCGGGAGGTTAAGCGCTCCTACGACACCCTCAAGGTACAGTCGGAAAAGACTTTTTCCTATCGTGATTTGAAAGAACGTATTTTTGACCTTGAACTTGATATTCAGCTGTTAAAATTAAAGGGAATTCTCGACGATCAGCATCAGAAAGAGGAAAAGTTAAAGGAAAAGAGCCAAAAGCGGGATGAACTGCGATCCGCCATCGATACCATCAATAACCTGCTCGAAGAGAACCTTGATCAGGTTAATAGTATGGAGTCGAGTCTCATAGAGGCTCAGAAAAAGCTTTACGGTATTGATATCGAGAAGAGCAATAGGGAGAGCCGCAGGCAGATATTGACCGAGCGCTCGTCCGAGCTCGAACAGCAGGCAAAGACTGCCGTAGAACGCCAATCTTCCATCCGGGAAAAGATTGCAAGTACGGGAGAGGGCATTAGTGCCAGGGAGGCCTCCTTGGCTGAGTTCGATAAGCGTATCGGCGAGATCGAGGAACACATAGCCTCCTTTACCCGGAATATCGAATCTGCCAACGGTAGAATCGGTGAAAATGAGAAGCACATCGCCCAGAATGAGAAAACGGTCCTCTCTCTTGAAAGACAGCGGGAGGATTTGCAGGTCAAACTCAGGGAAATTACCGACGATATTGTGACGCAACTCGACAGTAAACTGAAGGAGACCGGTTATTCCCGCCAGGAACGGGCGGACATGGAAGAAGAGATTCTCAATACCATTGAGTCTCTCTCGATCCAATTGAAGGGAAAGCAGTCGTTGGTCGAGGATGCCCTTAAGCTTGACGAGAGTGAAAAGCAGAAGACTCTTTCACTGGTGCGGGATGCTTTTGAGGCCACCGGCTTGGCGACGAAAAAGCTTTCTGAGCTTTTTACCCGTTATCGCAGCGCCGTTCCTTCCTTTATCGATGAATTTCTTGCGCCCGAGGGAATTATCACCATAAAACGTGAGATCGACCGTAATATCGAGGAAGCCGGAACGGAAATGACCCGCCGGAGGGAAGAAATCGCGGCCCTTCGCGAGGAAAACAAGAACCTTTCTTCGAAAATCGAGGAGTATCGTCGTACCCTGGAGGAGCTTCGCATCAGTCGTGCCCAGATGGACACCCAAAAAGAGGCCATGAAGGAGAGCCTTGCGGGCCTGAAACGGGAATTGAACGATCTGGAAAAGCAGCTTGCCGCGGCAGAGGCGGAGGCCCAACGCTGCAAGCTTAACATTGAGGAAAACAGTGCCAAGATCAAGGCTCTTGACAGGGAGCGGGTGGAGCTCGACCAGCAGGAGGCCAAACTTAAGAAGGAACTGACTAACCTTGAGGCAGGGATCAACGACCGTAATAAAGAACTGCTGAAAAAAGAGGATAACCTCAAACAGCAGATGGACCAACTCGGAAAGATCCAGAGTCAGGTCGAACAACTCCAGGTGAATCTTGCCGGTCTCAACGCCGAGGTTCGCAATATCTACGACAATTTTCGTGATCGTCATTCAAGGGATTTAAACGAGTATGACTCTCGTATGTTCGAAATACGCGAGGATGCAAA
Coding sequences:
- a CDS encoding chromosome segregation SMC family protein: MFLKSIQIFGFKSFADRSVIEFRDGISALLGPNGCGKSNVVDSIKWVLGEQSTKTLRAEKMEDVIFNGTENRKALNVAEVTLTLSNDDGVLPIEIPEIEVKRRLHRSGESEYFINSAPVKLREVRELFFDTGIGKSSYSIMEQGKIDQILSNKPEERRYIFEEAAGITKYKLKGAEAERKLQRTEENMRQVEGILREVKRSYDTLKVQSEKTFSYRDLKERIFDLELDIQLLKLKGILDDQHQKEEKLKEKSQKRDELRSAIDTINNLLEENLDQVNSMESSLIEAQKKLYGIDIEKSNRESRRQILTERSSELEQQAKTAVERQSSIREKIASTGEGISAREASLAEFDKRIGEIEEHIASFTRNIESANGRIGENEKHIAQNEKTVLSLERQREDLQVKLREITDDIVTQLDSKLKETGYSRQERADMEEEILNTIESLSIQLKGKQSLVEDALKLDESEKQKTLSLVRDAFEATGLATKKLSELFTRYRSAVPSFIDEFLAPEGIITIKREIDRNIEEAGTEMTRRREEIAALREENKNLSSKIEEYRRTLEELRISRAQMDTQKEAMKESLAGLKRELNDLEKQLAAAEAEAQRCKLNIEENSAKIKALDRERVELDQQEAKLKKELTNLEAGINDRNKELLKKEDNLKQQMDQLGKIQSQVEQLQVNLAGLNAEVRNIYDNFRDRHSRDLNEYDSRMFEIREDAKDLRDKLSKAKEELKALGQVNLMAPEEFSEVKERYDFLNGQLDDLYKAREDLTRITKQIRVESTELFLDTYEKIKKNFHSMFRRLFGGGRGELQLTEPNEVLTSGIEIYAQPPGKKLENISLLSGGERSLTAVGLLFATYMVKPSPFCILDEIDAALDESNVGRFVNVLMEFGNKSQFIVITHNKKTVAGAKTLLGVTMEESGVSKIIAVRLADDGNVVEEEVDEPDGVPTE
- a CDS encoding sugar ABC transporter permease codes for the protein MEKPDSVLLLVREQIERNLKQYMMVLILGGIWLIFTILTGGLFFTARNYTNLLQQTAYTAIAAMGVVLVIVAGHIDLSIGSVVGLAGAVAAYLQVYHGMPTFIAILAALLVGALIGAWQGYWISYRNIPAFIVTLAGMTLFRGILIYITQGQTISPIWDSFSAIGQGYLPKINNACRIHDSTLYLTVVVVFLYNILQVSFYLRKQRNLLITLPGALQFIKQLLVSIAIIFFSGFLILYRGIPYSIILVFFVALLYSFIATKTPFGRYVYAIGGNREAARYSGINIRKVNFSIFVSMGILASLSGVVFTARLSSAAASTGQGFELDVIASAIIGGANPLGGEGTIIGALLGALIMSSINNGMSLMNMSADIQMICKGLVLLIAVWFDLSTKNRK
- a CDS encoding DUF362 domain-containing protein; its protein translation is MEKAKVYFTDFRTIAFGDGLPTKLKKLLKRAGIGQIDMDGKFAAIKMHFGELGNISYLRPNYAKAVVDLVKELGGKPFLTDCNTMYPGSRKNAIEHLECAWENGFTPLTVGCPVLIGDGLKGTDDIAVPVSGGEYVKEARIGRTIMDADVFISLTHFKGHEMTGFGGTIKNIGMGCGSRAGKTDQHSSGKPHIDQALCRGCRRCERECANNGLEFDAAAKKMHVNQEHCVGCGRCLGACNFDAIVFSGDNAVELLNRRMAEYTKAVLDGRPNFHISLVVDVSPNCDCHGENDAPILPNLGMFASFDPLALDQACADACLKAEPLPGSQLSENIAKPGFVDHHDHFINSTPESEWRTCLAHAEKIGLGTRDYELVIMK
- a CDS encoding DUF3276 family protein, coding for MGLRGEVFSTRFSTEKRTYFFNVKENRKGDLFLNIVESKKHGDIGGYERQSVIVFDDELEDFTRELNKAIDFMKKKS
- a CDS encoding ribonuclease HII produces the protein MTTIEYCGIDEAGRGPLAGPVTAAAVILPAAFPVGLLDDSKKLSPAKRNIALKEILSSCSYGVGWVWPEEIDRINIHNASLLAMKRAFEAIDQKARTLVQIVQVDGKFPPKLDHPRIEAIIRGDQTHPHIQAASILAKEARDRWMIRYSWIEPAWHFERHKGYPTKLHRELCRQYGLSEIHRKSFRIFSS